Proteins encoded together in one Pseudopipra pipra isolate bDixPip1 chromosome 23, bDixPip1.hap1, whole genome shotgun sequence window:
- the LOC135402055 gene encoding putative claudin-24 produces the protein MAGGWWAKAQAGGMLLALLGWVSSCVTTFVPLWKNLNLDLNELEVWNMGLWQVCITQEEGVVECQAHGSFLALPPELRISRLLMCVSNGLGLLGCLLAAMGLDSWRACEDKPGQKQRLLLAGGAVLGTAGITTLVPVSWVAYNTVLDFWDETVPDIVPRWEFGEATFLGWFAGAFLAAGGLLLACSARSTSAATPPAPACHQLPPTRGPGGGHHPPPKIADLVI, from the coding sequence ATGGCCGGGGGCTGGTGGGCGAAGGCGCAGGCGGGGGGGATGCTGCTGGCCCTCCTCGGGTGGGTCAGCTCTTGCGTCACCACCTTTGTGCCGCTCTGGAAGAACCTCAACCTGGACCTGAACGAGCTGGAGGTCTGGAACATGGGGCTCTGGCAGGTCTGCATCACCCAGGAGGAAGGGGTGGTCGAGTGCCAAGCCCACGGCTCCTTCCTGGCGCTGCCCCCTGAGCTGCGCATCTCTCGCCTCCTGATGTGTGTCTCCAACGGGCTCgggctgctgggctgcctcCTCGCTGCCATGGGGCTGGACAGCTGGAGAGCCTGCGAGGACAAACCCGGGCAAAAGCAGCGTCTCCTGCTCGCTGGGGGAGCGGTGCTTGGCACTGCGGGGATTACCACCCTGGTGCCGGTCTCCTGGGTCGCCTACAACACCGTCCTCGACTTCTGGGATGAGACCGTCCCCGACATCGTGCCCCGGTGGGAGTTTGGGGAGGCCACCTTCCTGGGGTGGTTTGCCGGAGCGTTCCTCGCCGCTGGTGGGCTGCTCCTCGCCTGCAGCGCCCGCTCCACGAGCGCCGCGACACCGCCGGCCCCCGCCTGCCACCAGCTCCCCCCCACgcgggggccgggcgggggccACCACCCACCCCCCAAAATCGCAGACCTGGTCATCTAG